A genomic region of Rhodanobacter sp. contains the following coding sequences:
- the aroB gene encoding 3-dehydroquinate synthase, with protein sequence MNPNTPTTLDVALGERSYPVWIGRGLLADAARWRERLRGRHALVISNTTVAPLYLDRVEQGLDGLQWSSFLIDDGEAHKSFANVERALAALAALGATRDACVIALGGGVVGDLAGFTAACWMRGIDFIQMPTTLLAMVDSSVGGKTGVNLPAGKNLVGAFHQPRAVVADIDTLATLPVREYRAGLAEVIKGAAIGDEPFFAWLEAHADALAARDEDAVVEAIARKLRYKAGVVARDETEQGERALLNLGHTFGHALETAGRYTTLLHGEGVAVGMLLAARLSERLGMSGGADTARLQRLLEAVGLPVAIPPGMDAQQLLALMRLDKKNTAGTLRLILWRGIGKAEIVAGVGEADVLTVLREATASR encoded by the coding sequence ATGAACCCGAACACCCCGACCACCCTCGACGTCGCCCTCGGCGAACGCAGCTACCCGGTATGGATCGGCCGCGGCCTGCTGGCCGACGCCGCGCGCTGGCGCGAACGCCTGCGCGGACGCCACGCGCTGGTGATCAGCAACACCACGGTGGCCCCGCTCTACCTCGACCGTGTGGAGCAGGGTCTGGACGGCCTGCAATGGTCGAGCTTCCTGATCGATGACGGCGAGGCGCACAAGAGCTTCGCCAACGTGGAACGCGCGCTGGCCGCACTGGCTGCGCTCGGCGCCACCCGCGACGCCTGCGTGATCGCGCTGGGCGGCGGCGTGGTGGGCGACCTCGCCGGCTTCACCGCGGCGTGCTGGATGCGCGGCATCGACTTCATCCAGATGCCCACCACCCTGCTGGCGATGGTGGATTCCTCGGTGGGCGGCAAGACCGGGGTGAACCTGCCGGCCGGCAAGAACCTGGTCGGCGCCTTCCACCAGCCGCGCGCCGTGGTGGCCGACATCGACACGCTGGCCACCCTGCCCGTGCGCGAATACCGCGCCGGCCTCGCCGAGGTCATCAAGGGCGCGGCGATCGGCGACGAACCCTTCTTTGCCTGGCTGGAAGCGCATGCCGACGCGCTGGCCGCACGCGACGAAGACGCCGTGGTCGAGGCCATCGCGCGCAAGCTGCGCTACAAGGCCGGCGTGGTGGCGCGCGACGAGACCGAACAGGGCGAGCGCGCCCTGCTCAACCTCGGCCACACCTTCGGCCATGCGCTGGAAACCGCCGGCCGCTACACCACCCTGCTGCACGGCGAAGGCGTCGCCGTCGGCATGCTGCTGGCCGCGCGCCTGTCCGAGCGGCTGGGCATGAGCGGCGGCGCCGACACCGCGCGCCTGCAACGCCTGCTGGAAGCCGTGGGCCTGCCCGTCGCCATCCCGCCCGGCATGGACGCGCAGCAACTGCTGGCGCTGATGCGGCTGGACAAGAAGAACACCGCCGGCACGCTGCGGCTGATCCTGTGGCGCGGCATCGGCAAGGCGGAGATCGTGGCCGGCGTGGGCGAGGCCGACGTGCTGACCGTGCTGCGCGAGGCCACC
- the aroK gene encoding shikimate kinase AroK, which translates to MNPSRNLFLIGPTGAGKTSAGRRLAAHYRLRFVDLDREIERRTGTHVSMVFEIEGEAGFRQRESALLEEFSAHDGVLIATGAGVVLAEHNRALLAGRGYVLWLQATIEQQLERLAHDTKRPLLAGTDRRARLEAMAAAREPLYRELADLALPAVHGIAAISRQAIALIDQHWQRQTCTA; encoded by the coding sequence ATGAATCCGTCGCGCAATCTGTTCCTGATTGGCCCGACCGGCGCCGGCAAGACGTCGGCGGGCCGGCGCCTTGCCGCACATTATCGCCTGCGCTTCGTCGACCTCGACCGCGAGATCGAGCGGCGCACCGGCACCCATGTAAGCATGGTGTTCGAGATCGAGGGCGAGGCCGGCTTCCGCCAGCGCGAGAGCGCGCTGCTGGAGGAATTCAGCGCGCACGACGGCGTGCTGATCGCCACCGGCGCGGGCGTGGTGCTGGCCGAACACAACCGCGCCCTGCTGGCCGGGCGCGGCTACGTGCTGTGGCTGCAGGCCACCATCGAACAACAACTGGAACGGCTGGCGCACGACACCAAGCGGCCGCTGCTGGCCGGCACGGACCGCCGCGCCCGGCTGGAGGCGATGGCCGCGGCGCGCGAGCCGCTGTACCGCGAACTGGCCGACCTCGCCCTGCCCGCCGTCCACGGCATCGCCGCGATCAGCCGGCAGGCCATCGCGCTGATCGACCAACACTGGCAACGTCAAACGTGCACCGCATGA
- a CDS encoding NAD-dependent epimerase/dehydratase family protein: MRVSGRLLARGDEVWALRRNPPAARMQGMRWLAGNLAQPRTLTGLPAGVTRVVYLPAPDAREAAAYRALFVDGLRHLLEALDADALKQVLLVSSSAVYGAHGGDWVDEDTPPASPGFNGALLLEAERWLAAQAVPSTVLRLAGLYGPGRMQLVERVRSGAQRVPREVPHWANRIHVDDAAAAIVHLLGLRAPQPLYVGADDTPLPLHQLCDFLAQRLGAPLPCEGTAPVGVGSKRLRNARLRASGWAPQWPDARDGYAALLDT; encoded by the coding sequence ATGCGCGTGTCGGGGCGCCTGCTGGCGCGCGGCGACGAGGTCTGGGCGTTGCGCCGCAATCCGCCAGCCGCCCGCATGCAGGGCATGCGCTGGCTGGCGGGCAACCTTGCCCAGCCGCGCACGCTGACCGGGCTGCCGGCCGGCGTCACGCGGGTGGTCTACCTGCCTGCGCCCGATGCGCGCGAGGCGGCGGCGTACCGCGCGTTGTTCGTGGATGGCCTGCGGCACCTGCTGGAAGCGCTCGATGCGGATGCGCTGAAGCAGGTGCTGCTGGTGTCCTCCAGCGCGGTGTACGGCGCGCATGGCGGCGACTGGGTGGACGAGGACACGCCGCCCGCGTCGCCGGGTTTCAATGGCGCCTTGCTGCTGGAGGCGGAACGGTGGCTGGCCGCGCAGGCCGTGCCGTCCACCGTGCTGCGCCTGGCCGGCCTGTACGGGCCGGGCCGCATGCAACTGGTGGAGCGCGTGCGCTCCGGCGCGCAGCGCGTGCCGCGCGAGGTGCCGCATTGGGCCAACCGCATCCATGTCGACGACGCGGCGGCGGCCATTGTTCATTTGCTGGGCCTGCGCGCGCCGCAGCCGCTTTACGTGGGCGCGGACGACACGCCGCTGCCGCTGCATCAGCTGTGCGATTTCCTGGCGCAACGGCTCGGCGCGCCCTTGCCGTGCGAGGGCACGGCGCCGGTGGGCGTGGGCAGCAAGCGCCTTCGCAACGCACGCCTTCGCGCGAGCGGCTGGGCGCCGCAATGGCCGGATGCACGCGACGGTTACGCGGCCTTGCTGGATACTTGA
- a CDS encoding YbjQ family protein: MANLPIPHGMVTTGNDLHGYRVTRTLGIVRGITVRSRSVVGNIGAALQTLVGGNITIYTELCEKAREEAFELMLQHAAAMGANAVVAMRYDANDVAEGVTEVLSYGTAVQVEPA, translated from the coding sequence ATGGCCAACCTTCCGATTCCGCACGGCATGGTCACCACCGGCAACGACCTGCACGGTTACCGCGTCACCCGCACGCTGGGCATCGTGCGCGGCATCACGGTGCGTTCGCGCAGCGTGGTGGGCAACATCGGCGCCGCGCTGCAGACCCTGGTGGGCGGCAACATCACGATCTACACGGAGCTGTGCGAGAAGGCGCGCGAGGAAGCCTTCGAGCTGATGCTGCAGCACGCTGCAGCGATGGGCGCGAACGCGGTGGTGGCGATGCGCTACGACGCCAACGACGTGGCCGAAGGCGTCACCGAGGTGCTGTCCTACGGCACGGCGGTGCAGGTGGAGCCCGCGTAG
- a CDS encoding kinase, which produces MSAAKPQPPGPNASLAGHLLDQYGGRIARSRRPYILGLSGLQGSGKSTLAREMKAQAEARGWPTEILSLDDFYYSRADRELMAQQIHPLLRTRGVPGTHEIELLLSVLAALPQASEKLPVAWPRFDKGRDTRMQPSRWPRATRPPKLVIVEGWALGIRPQLQTALEEPVNALEREEDPEGNWRHWVNKQLRGYQPLWRKFDALIVLQAPGWDVVRRWRGETEQELLARRAPLAMDAAAMARFLQHFERLSRHALATLPALADSCVEYDDERHVTGLTHS; this is translated from the coding sequence ATGAGCGCGGCCAAGCCGCAGCCGCCCGGGCCGAACGCTTCGCTGGCCGGTCATCTGCTCGACCAGTACGGCGGCCGCATCGCCCGCTCGCGCCGGCCCTACATCCTCGGCCTGTCCGGCCTGCAGGGCAGCGGCAAGAGCACGCTGGCGCGGGAGATGAAGGCCCAGGCCGAGGCGCGCGGCTGGCCCACCGAAATCCTGTCGCTGGACGACTTCTACTATTCGCGCGCCGACCGCGAGCTGATGGCCCAGCAGATCCATCCGCTGCTGCGCACCCGCGGCGTGCCGGGCACGCACGAGATCGAACTGCTGCTCTCGGTGCTGGCGGCGTTGCCGCAGGCCTCGGAGAAGCTGCCGGTGGCGTGGCCGCGCTTCGACAAGGGCCGCGACACGCGCATGCAACCTTCGCGCTGGCCGCGCGCCACCCGCCCGCCCAAGCTGGTGATCGTGGAAGGCTGGGCGCTGGGCATCCGGCCGCAGCTGCAGACCGCGCTGGAAGAACCGGTGAACGCACTGGAGCGCGAGGAAGATCCCGAAGGCAACTGGCGTCACTGGGTCAACAAGCAATTGCGCGGCTACCAGCCGCTGTGGCGCAAGTTCGACGCGCTGATCGTGCTGCAAGCGCCAGGCTGGGACGTGGTGCGGCGCTGGCGCGGCGAGACCGAGCAGGAGCTGCTGGCCCGCCGCGCGCCGCTGGCGATGGACGCGGCCGCCATGGCGCGCTTCCTGCAGCACTTCGAGCGGCTCAGCCGGCACGCGCTGGCCACCCTCCCCGCACTCGCCGACAGTTGCGTGGAATACGACGACGAGCGGCACGTGACCGGGCTTACGCATTCGTGA
- the pdxH gene encoding pyridoxamine 5'-phosphate oxidase, translating into MLSPEILQTFRQLLDEAQASGDPEPTAMNLATADADGRVASRIVLLKGVDERGFRFHTNYDSDKGGQLAAHPQVALCFHWKQLRHGVQVRVEGVARKLLAEESDAYFATRPRGSQIGAWASLQSQTLPDRHSFDERVARYEHEFEGRDVPRPPHWGGFLVEPDVVEFWYGAEFRLHDRVRWSRHGQTWTSRLLYP; encoded by the coding sequence ATGCTGAGCCCCGAGATCCTGCAGACTTTCCGGCAATTGCTGGACGAGGCCCAAGCCTCCGGCGACCCCGAGCCGACCGCGATGAACCTGGCCACGGCGGATGCCGACGGGCGGGTGGCCTCGCGCATCGTGCTGCTCAAGGGTGTGGACGAACGCGGGTTCCGCTTCCACACCAACTACGACAGCGACAAGGGCGGCCAGCTGGCGGCGCATCCGCAGGTGGCGCTGTGCTTCCACTGGAAGCAGCTGCGCCACGGCGTGCAGGTGCGCGTGGAAGGCGTGGCGCGCAAGTTGCTGGCGGAGGAGTCCGACGCCTACTTCGCCACCCGCCCGCGCGGCAGCCAGATCGGCGCGTGGGCCTCGCTGCAGTCGCAGACGCTGCCCGACAGGCACAGCTTCGACGAACGCGTGGCGCGCTACGAGCACGAGTTCGAGGGCCGCGACGTGCCGCGTCCGCCGCACTGGGGCGGCTTCCTGGTCGAGCCGGACGTGGTCGAGTTCTGGTACGGCGCCGAGTTTCGCCTGCACGACCGCGTGCGCTGGAGCCGGCACGGCCAGACCTGGACGAGCCGGTTGTTGTACCCCTGA
- a CDS encoding cobalamin-binding protein, which yields MSDPFPRRIVCLTEEPTEVLYALGEEHRIVGISGFTVRPPRARREKPKVSAFTSAKIGEILKLEPDLAIGFSDIQADIARELVKAGVEVWISNHRSVDGILAYIRRLGAMVGAHAKAEAYAQRAERHIAAVRAAAAELPRRPRVYFEEWDEPLITGIRWVAELVRIAGGDDCFPELAREPLAKQRILANGDEVVRRAPDIILGSWCGKRFRPEKVAARPGWAAIPAVRDGELHEIKSPIILQPGPAALFDGLDAIHAVIAAWARP from the coding sequence GTGAGCGATCCGTTTCCGCGGCGCATCGTCTGCCTCACCGAGGAGCCGACCGAGGTCCTCTACGCGCTGGGCGAGGAACACCGCATCGTCGGCATCTCCGGCTTCACCGTGCGCCCGCCGCGGGCGCGCAGGGAGAAGCCCAAGGTCTCGGCGTTCACCAGCGCGAAGATCGGCGAGATCCTCAAGCTGGAGCCTGACCTAGCGATCGGCTTCTCCGACATCCAGGCCGACATCGCGCGCGAGCTGGTGAAGGCCGGCGTCGAAGTGTGGATCAGCAACCACCGCAGCGTGGACGGCATCCTCGCCTACATCCGCCGCCTCGGCGCGATGGTCGGCGCGCATGCCAAGGCCGAGGCCTATGCGCAGCGCGCCGAGCGGCACATCGCGGCGGTCCGCGCGGCCGCGGCGGAATTGCCGCGCCGGCCCAGGGTGTATTTCGAGGAGTGGGACGAGCCCCTCATCACCGGCATCCGCTGGGTGGCCGAACTGGTGCGGATCGCCGGCGGCGACGACTGCTTCCCCGAACTGGCGCGCGAGCCGCTGGCGAAGCAGCGCATCCTCGCCAACGGCGACGAAGTGGTGCGCCGCGCGCCGGACATCATCCTGGGCTCGTGGTGCGGCAAGCGCTTCCGGCCGGAGAAGGTGGCGGCGCGGCCGGGCTGGGCGGCCATTCCCGCGGTGCGCGACGGCGAGCTGCACGAGATCAAGTCGCCGATCATCCTGCAGCCGGGCCCGGCGGCGCTGTTCGACGGCCTGGATGCGATCCACGCGGTGATCGCCGCCTGGGCGCGGCCTTGA
- the purL gene encoding phosphoribosylformylglycinamidine synthase — translation MIALDGQSALSSFRLERLNARLDALHRGAHVQAAWFVYFLDAAVAPDGALRQRLLEVLEAKDAAPAPATLWVVPRLGTISPWSSKATDILHGAGFDLRRVERGTAWHLTGLPVAGTPAHDAVLALLHDAMTQSVLTALADAQGLFLAGQPGDLVHVALGGDARAALARANEELGLALADDEIDYLAARYAELGRDPTDAELFMFAQANSEHCRHKVFNASWTLDGEEQDKSLFGMIKNTHQHSPAYTLSAYKDNAAVIEGSAGKRFFAAEGGVWRAHQEQIDYAIKVETHNHPTAIAPWPGAATGAGGEIRDEGATGRGAKPKAGLTGFSVSDLRIPGHPRPWEVERPLPPRMASAFEIMRDGPLGAAAFNNEFGRPCLGGYFRTYEHETGEAGVRRGYDKPIMLAGGLANIRRDDVQKHEIRPGHAVIVLGGPAMLIGLGGGAASSVASGASSAELDFASVQRDNAEMERRCQQVIDACWARGEHNPIVSIHDVGAGGLSNAIPELLNDAGVGGEIDLSKVPCDDPSLSPMQVWSNESQERYVLGIAPENLPEFEAYCARERCPYAVVGTATEARVLRVTDPRRDLAVIDLPMDVLFGKPPRMHRDAKRIKPRVDLVPDLTGIGMDEALLRILRLPTVGSKNFLITIGDRTVGGLSHRDPMVGPWQVPVADCAVTMADFDGYRGEAMAMAERAPVALLGSADAARLAVGEAITNLAAAPIASLGEVRLSANWMAAVNHPGEDAALFDAVKAVGMELCPQLDISIPVGKDSLSMQTVWKDGDTPQRTVSPVSLVITGFARVEDVRRTLTPQLRLDRGDTDLWLLDLGAGRDRLGASALTQVFNRGGGVPPDLDDAKRLKALFELVQEANRAGLLLAYHDRSDGGVIVTLLEMAFTGHCGLEILLDGWADAALRALFNEELGAVLQVAAANREAFEALLVKHSLAGMSHRIGRPTEKLGIKLLSGGEKLFKWNWTTLYRAWNETSHAMQRLRDNPHSADAELEWRLDDADPGISPKLTFDPADDIAAPFAAKGARPRVAILREQGVNGQVEMAAAFDRAGFEAVDVHMSDLASGRVRLADFRGLAACGGFSYGDVLGAGRGWATSILYNDYLRAEFTAFFADPSKFALGVCNGCQMLSQLKEIIPGAQHWPKFLRNASEQYEARVATLEVLDSPSLFFAGMAGSRIPVAVAHGEGRVHFPTVCSPSKAQAAVRFVDNRGKPTEHFPLNPNGSPGGLAGFTAADGRVTILMPHPERVFRSVQMSWHPDSWGEDSPWMRMFRNARAWCG, via the coding sequence ATGATCGCACTCGACGGGCAGAGCGCCCTTTCGTCCTTCCGCCTCGAACGCCTCAATGCCCGCCTCGATGCCTTGCATCGCGGCGCACACGTGCAGGCCGCGTGGTTCGTGTATTTCCTCGATGCCGCCGTTGCGCCGGATGGCGCGTTGCGCCAGCGCCTGCTGGAAGTGCTCGAGGCCAAGGACGCCGCGCCGGCGCCCGCCACGCTGTGGGTGGTGCCGCGCCTGGGCACGATCTCGCCATGGTCGAGCAAGGCCACCGACATCCTGCATGGTGCCGGTTTCGACCTGCGCCGCGTGGAGCGCGGTACGGCCTGGCATCTCACCGGGCTTCCCGTGGCGGGTACGCCCGCCCACGACGCCGTGCTGGCCCTGCTGCACGATGCGATGACGCAGTCCGTGCTGACCGCGCTGGCCGACGCGCAAGGCCTGTTTCTCGCCGGCCAGCCGGGCGACCTGGTGCACGTTGCGCTGGGCGGCGATGCCCGCGCCGCGCTCGCGCGCGCCAACGAGGAGCTGGGCCTGGCGCTGGCCGACGACGAGATCGACTACCTCGCCGCGCGCTACGCCGAACTGGGCCGCGATCCCACCGACGCCGAACTCTTCATGTTCGCCCAGGCGAACTCCGAGCATTGCCGCCACAAGGTGTTCAACGCGAGTTGGACGCTGGACGGCGAAGAACAGGACAAGAGCCTGTTCGGGATGATCAAGAACACGCACCAGCACTCGCCCGCCTACACGCTGTCCGCCTACAAGGACAACGCGGCGGTGATCGAGGGCAGCGCGGGCAAGCGCTTCTTTGCCGCCGAGGGCGGCGTGTGGCGCGCGCACCAGGAGCAGATCGACTACGCGATCAAGGTGGAGACGCACAACCACCCCACCGCCATCGCGCCGTGGCCCGGCGCCGCGACGGGCGCGGGCGGCGAGATCCGCGACGAGGGCGCCACCGGCCGCGGAGCCAAGCCCAAGGCCGGCCTCACCGGTTTCTCGGTGTCCGACCTGCGCATCCCCGGCCATCCGCGGCCGTGGGAAGTGGAACGCCCGCTGCCGCCGCGCATGGCCAGCGCGTTCGAGATCATGCGCGACGGCCCGCTCGGCGCCGCCGCGTTCAACAATGAATTCGGCCGCCCGTGCCTGGGCGGCTATTTCCGTACCTACGAGCACGAGACCGGCGAAGCCGGCGTGCGCCGCGGCTACGACAAGCCGATCATGCTGGCCGGCGGCCTCGCCAACATCCGCCGCGACGACGTGCAGAAGCACGAGATCCGGCCCGGCCACGCGGTGATCGTGCTGGGCGGCCCGGCGATGCTGATCGGCCTGGGCGGCGGTGCGGCGTCGTCCGTGGCCTCCGGCGCGTCGAGCGCGGAACTGGACTTCGCCTCCGTGCAGCGCGACAACGCCGAGATGGAGCGCCGTTGCCAGCAGGTGATCGACGCCTGCTGGGCGCGCGGCGAGCACAATCCCATCGTCAGCATCCACGACGTCGGCGCGGGCGGCCTGTCCAACGCGATTCCCGAGCTGCTCAACGATGCCGGCGTGGGCGGCGAGATCGACCTCTCGAAGGTGCCCTGCGACGACCCCTCGCTGTCGCCGATGCAGGTGTGGAGCAACGAGTCGCAGGAGCGCTACGTGCTCGGCATCGCGCCGGAGAACCTGCCGGAGTTCGAGGCGTACTGCGCGCGCGAGCGCTGCCCCTACGCCGTGGTCGGCACGGCGACCGAGGCGCGCGTGCTGCGCGTCACCGACCCGCGCCGCGACCTCGCCGTGATCGACCTGCCGATGGACGTGCTGTTCGGCAAGCCGCCGCGCATGCACCGCGACGCCAAGCGCATCAAGCCGCGCGTGGATCTGGTGCCCGACCTCACCGGCATCGGCATGGACGAAGCGCTGCTGCGCATCCTCCGTCTGCCCACCGTGGGCAGCAAGAACTTCCTGATCACCATCGGCGACCGCACCGTCGGCGGCCTCAGCCATCGCGACCCGATGGTGGGCCCGTGGCAGGTGCCGGTGGCCGATTGCGCGGTGACGATGGCCGACTTCGATGGCTACCGCGGCGAAGCGATGGCGATGGCCGAGCGCGCGCCGGTGGCGCTGCTCGGCAGCGCCGATGCCGCGCGGCTGGCAGTGGGCGAGGCGATCACCAACCTGGCCGCCGCGCCGATCGCCTCGCTGGGCGAGGTCCGCCTGTCGGCGAACTGGATGGCCGCGGTGAACCACCCCGGCGAGGACGCCGCGCTGTTCGACGCGGTGAAGGCGGTGGGCATGGAACTGTGCCCGCAGCTCGACATCTCCATCCCGGTGGGCAAGGACTCGCTCTCCATGCAGACCGTGTGGAAGGACGGCGACACGCCGCAGCGCACGGTGTCGCCGGTGTCGCTGGTCATCACCGGCTTCGCGCGCGTGGAGGACGTGCGCCGCACGCTCACGCCGCAGCTCCGGCTGGATCGCGGCGACACCGACCTGTGGCTGCTCGACCTCGGTGCGGGCCGCGACCGGCTCGGCGCCTCCGCGCTGACCCAGGTGTTCAACCGCGGCGGCGGCGTGCCGCCGGACCTGGACGACGCCAAGCGCCTCAAGGCGCTGTTCGAGCTGGTGCAGGAAGCGAACCGCGCCGGCTTGCTGCTGGCCTATCACGACCGCTCCGACGGCGGCGTCATCGTCACCCTGCTGGAGATGGCCTTTACCGGCCATTGCGGCCTGGAAATCCTGCTCGACGGCTGGGCGGACGCCGCTTTGCGCGCGCTGTTCAACGAGGAGCTGGGCGCGGTGCTGCAGGTGGCCGCGGCGAACCGCGAAGCCTTTGAGGCGCTGCTGGTGAAGCACAGCCTCGCCGGCATGAGCCACCGCATCGGCCGTCCCACCGAGAAGCTCGGCATCAAGCTGCTGTCCGGCGGCGAGAAGTTGTTCAAGTGGAACTGGACCACGCTGTACCGCGCGTGGAACGAAACCAGCCATGCCATGCAGCGCCTGCGCGACAACCCGCACAGCGCCGACGCCGAACTGGAATGGCGCCTGGACGACGCCGATCCCGGCATCAGCCCCAAGCTCACCTTCGATCCGGCCGATGACATCGCGGCGCCGTTCGCGGCCAAGGGTGCGCGCCCGCGCGTGGCGATCCTGCGCGAGCAGGGCGTCAACGGCCAGGTGGAAATGGCCGCCGCGTTCGACCGCGCCGGCTTCGAGGCGGTGGACGTGCACATGTCCGACCTCGCCAGCGGGCGGGTCAGGCTCGCCGACTTCCGCGGCCTCGCCGCGTGCGGCGGTTTCTCCTACGGCGACGTGCTGGGCGCGGGCCGCGGCTGGGCCACCTCCATCCTCTACAACGACTACCTGCGCGCCGAGTTCACCGCGTTCTTCGCCGATCCGTCGAAGTTCGCGCTGGGCGTGTGCAACGGCTGCCAGATGCTGAGCCAGCTCAAGGAGATCATCCCCGGCGCGCAGCACTGGCCGAAGTTCCTGCGCAACGCCTCCGAACAGTACGAGGCGCGCGTGGCCACGCTGGAGGTGCTGGATTCGCCCAGCCTGTTCTTCGCGGGCATGGCCGGTTCGCGCATCCCGGTGGCGGTGGCGCACGGCGAAGGCCGCGTGCACTTCCCCACCGTGTGCAGCCCGTCCAAGGCGCAGGCGGCGGTGCGCTTCGTGGACAACCGCGGCAAGCCCACCGAACACTTCCCGCTCAATCCCAACGGTTCGCCCGGCGGCCTGGCCGGCTTCACCGCCGCCGACGGCCGCGTGACCATCCTGATGCCGCATCCGGAGCGTGTGTTCCGCAGCGTGCAGATGAGCTGGCACCCGGACAGCTGGGGCGAGGATTCGCCGTGGATGCGCATGTTCCGCAATGCGCGGGCGTGGTGCGGCTGA
- a CDS encoding glycosyltransferase family 2 protein, with translation MNTFSPFQPLPLSVIVVSADSGPGLRECVRKVLACTTRLELLLIDNASRDGVPAAVARACEHDARFRLIQNHRNLGFGPAANRAAKQATGELLLVLNPDCLLDQASLDRLLAVFAQEKQVGLLGAVVCDAQGVPDPASRRRDPLLRRALSSLSGGKGERVEVGGAMPDGLVEAEAVSGALMLLPRRLFERLGGFDEGYFLHCEDLDLCRRVRDAGWRVLLAGDVRVQHGKGGSSRHRPVFVSRHKHRGMWRWFRKFDPFARNPLVAATVWLGIWAHFMVQVPGLLVRRARSG, from the coding sequence GTGAACACGTTTTCCCCTTTCCAGCCCTTGCCGCTCAGCGTGATCGTGGTCTCCGCCGACAGCGGTCCGGGTTTGCGCGAATGCGTGCGAAAGGTGCTGGCGTGCACCACACGGCTCGAACTGCTGCTGATCGACAACGCCTCGCGCGACGGCGTGCCGGCCGCGGTGGCGCGCGCCTGCGAGCACGATGCGCGCTTCCGCCTGATCCAGAACCATCGCAACCTCGGCTTCGGCCCGGCGGCGAACCGTGCCGCAAAGCAAGCCACCGGCGAGCTGCTGCTGGTGCTCAATCCGGATTGCCTGCTCGACCAGGCCAGCCTCGACCGCCTGCTCGCGGTGTTCGCGCAGGAAAAGCAGGTCGGCCTGCTCGGCGCCGTGGTCTGCGATGCGCAGGGCGTGCCCGATCCCGCCTCGCGCCGGCGCGATCCGCTGCTGCGCCGCGCATTGTCCAGCCTGTCCGGCGGCAAGGGCGAACGGGTCGAGGTCGGTGGCGCGATGCCGGACGGACTGGTCGAGGCCGAGGCGGTGTCCGGCGCGCTGATGCTGCTGCCGCGTCGCCTGTTCGAGCGGCTGGGCGGCTTCGACGAGGGCTACTTTCTGCATTGCGAGGATCTCGACCTTTGCCGCCGCGTGCGCGACGCCGGCTGGCGCGTGCTGCTGGCCGGCGACGTGCGCGTGCAGCACGGCAAGGGCGGCTCCAGCCGGCACCGGCCGGTGTTCGTGAGCCGCCACAAGCATCGCGGCATGTGGCGCTGGTTCCGCAAGTTCGATCCGTTCGCGCGCAACCCGTTGGTGGCGGCCACGGTATGGCTGGGCATCTGGGCGCATTTCATGGTGCAGGTCCCCGGCCTGCTGGTGCGCAGGGCGAGGAGCGGATGA
- a CDS encoding DMT family transporter encodes MTSRHTVLPTLGLLTMTAVWGSTFVLIKDVVARMPVADFLAVRFAVAALAMLALFPRHVWRLGRNGFAQGLALGAIYGCGQLLQTWGLALISPSVSGFATGMYVVFTPILATALFRQRMPGVVWVAVALATAGLALLSLNGLSVDAGVWLTLASAALYALHIVLLGQWSRHGEAFGLSAVQMVAIAVVCLLATWPHGGPALPPDRAAWLAVLYMALIAGAGAMLMQTWAQAHLPATRAAIVMTTEPVFAAAFAVALGSDVLGWRMLAGGALVLGAMYLVELMPRRSAALGAEAAHHEV; translated from the coding sequence ATGACCTCGCGCCACACGGTTCTGCCCACCCTGGGTCTGCTGACGATGACCGCCGTGTGGGGTTCCACCTTCGTGCTCATCAAGGACGTGGTGGCGCGCATGCCGGTGGCGGATTTCCTCGCCGTGCGCTTCGCCGTGGCCGCGCTGGCGATGCTGGCGCTGTTTCCGCGCCATGTATGGCGGCTCGGCCGCAACGGCTTCGCGCAGGGGCTGGCGCTCGGCGCGATCTACGGCTGCGGGCAGTTGCTGCAGACCTGGGGGCTGGCGCTGATCTCGCCGAGCGTCAGCGGCTTCGCCACCGGCATGTATGTGGTGTTCACGCCCATCCTCGCCACGGCGCTGTTCCGGCAGCGGATGCCTGGCGTGGTGTGGGTCGCGGTGGCGCTGGCCACGGCCGGCCTGGCGCTGCTCTCGCTCAACGGCTTGTCGGTGGATGCCGGCGTATGGCTGACGCTGGCTTCGGCGGCGCTGTACGCGCTGCACATCGTGTTGCTGGGGCAGTGGTCGCGCCACGGCGAGGCCTTCGGCCTGTCGGCGGTGCAGATGGTCGCCATCGCCGTCGTCTGCCTGCTCGCCACGTGGCCGCACGGCGGGCCGGCGTTGCCGCCCGACCGCGCCGCGTGGCTGGCCGTGCTCTACATGGCGCTGATCGCCGGCGCGGGAGCGATGCTGATGCAGACCTGGGCGCAGGCGCATCTGCCCGCCACCCGCGCCGCCATCGTGATGACCACCGAACCCGTGTTCGCCGCCGCCTTCGCGGTGGCGCTCGGCAGCGACGTGCTGGGCTGGCGCATGCTCGCCGGCGGCGCCCTGGTGCTGGGCGCGATGTATCTGGTGGAACTGATGCCGCGCCGTTCGGCGGCGCTGGGCGCGGAGGCGGCGCACCACGAGGTGTGA